GGCACTGGCGGTGATCAGCCTCGGCGTCCTCGCGTTCGCCGTTTTCGTCGTCCTCAGCCGCGCTCTTGCTCGGGCGGGGCACGTGCCCACGGTGCCCTTGACCGCCCTTCCGTTGGGATTTGGAGGGGGCCTGCTCCTTCTGGTCGCCCTGCCGCTGGAGCGACCGGCATCGCCGTCTCTCGAAGGCTGGGTGGTCGTCCTCTGGCTGGCGGCGGTCAATACCGCGCTCGCCTACGTCCTCTACAACCATTGCATCCGGATCCTCACCGCCCTGGAGTCGAACGTGCTGCTGAGCCTCTCTCCGCTGGGGACGGCGCTGCTCGCGAGCCTCTTCCTGGGGGAACAGCTGGCGGTGCTGCAGGTGACAGGCCTGGTGGTCGCCGTCCTGGGAGTCCTTCTTGTGCAGTGGAAATCCGCGCCACCTCCGTCTTCGCCACAGGCGGCGGACTGCTCCGCAAGCGGCCCCTCTGGCCGTTTCGCGCCGACGGAATCGAAACCGTAGCCCCGATTCATACCGTCGAGCCGTCTCGCGCCCATGTAATGCGTAGTCAAGAGTGGAACCCCGGTGAACGTTGTGGACGGTGAGTGAAATGACGTTCGACATGGTTCAGGCGGCCGGGAGAACGGCGGCGAGGTTTTCAGCTAGCGTCCGGTCGTGGAGGGCCATCAAGAAGCGAAGGCAGTTGTAGACCTGCACCCAGTCCCAGACCGCCTGCACCGCGCCGGGCTCGCGGTCAGAGGTGGGTGGAGGGGCGCTGCTGCGCGAACGGGGGCCGCCGCCGTCTGGCAGGGGCAGCCTCCACAGAACAACTGAGCTGCGGGTTACGTGAGGGCGGCCGTCGCGGGTGGGGCGGGGCCGGGCGGCGCGGGCACGGTGGGCGAGGATGGCCTGCATGGCAAGGGGATCTTGCACGGTGGCGATGACGCGCAGATGGCCATCAGACGAGGTGCCGTTCATCGAGACCATCCCCATGGAGTCGGTCTCGCCGCGGAATGCCCTGGGTGTGAAAAGCGTGGGGGAGGGCGGCGCCCGGGTCAGTCCGACGGCGGCCGCTGGCCGCCGGGCTCTTGGAAGAGATTCGACGTGCGCGAGCCCAGCTCCCTGCAACGCCGGCCACCGCAAAAAGCGAGGTCCCAGATCACGAAGAGGGCCATGAGCCCGCCAAACAGAAGCAGCAAGCTCAGCCAGGTCATGTTGCGGATCCTCCCTTTGAAGCGGTGAGCAACCGAGCGCCAAGCGCGCGGCCATGTCGCCACATCCCCCGCATTCCCTTCCACACGAGAAGGGCAAGAAGGGTAGTCGGTCAGGTGCCGCACCGCGAATCGGACGGGGGCTTGTGCTCTCGGACGTCTAGCTCGTGGCTCATGGTTCCATCTCCAAGGCGACCGGCGTCTTCGCAGCGCGGAGACGAGGCTCGCAGGTTGACGGTCTCACGGGGCTTTGGCCTTCTCGGCCTCGGACCGGACCATCGCGAGAGTGGGCAACGCCCTCGCGCCGACGGCCCCGTTGTCCCCCCTATGCCACGTGAACACGGTGCCCGATGTCGTTATTCCCGATCGTACGGGCGCCGCCGAGCGCGTGCATGCGGAGCGCGCCGCGAGTGTCCAGCCGGCGGTGGCAAGGCCTCAAACGATGAACCCTACCGCCTTATGATGCGCCACTACTCCCAGACCTCTCGCGTGAATTCGACCTGAGCCCGACCTTTCAGATCGTTCAGCGCGAAGTCGGCGGGCACGTCCCGTCGCATTGAGCACGCCCCGGGCTGCGCAGATGGCCGCGTATTCCAGGGGTCTAAACCGAGTGCGGATCGATGACTCCCTGCGGCGCGAGCCTGCGGGGCAGGGCTGCCGGAGCATATTCGCCCGCGTCACGCCTTGCAGGAGGCTGTCGGACCCGGCAGCTACTTCGCGAGCCCGTCCAGAATCTGCTTGAAGGTCTCGAACGGTTGCGCCCCGACCAGGAGCTTGCCGTTGATCAAGAACGCTGGCGTCCCGCTTGCCCCGAGCGCGCGGGCCACGGTCGACTCGCCGAGGATCCGCTCCTTGTGTCGGCCCGAATCCACGCATGCAGTGAACGCCGCCGGATCCAACCGCAGCTGCTCCCAAAGCCCCGCGTCGGGGGATAGGCGGCCATGTCGCTCGAAGAGCGCATCATGGTAAGCCCAGAATTTCCCTTGCTCGTCCGCGCAGCTAGCCGCTTCGGCGGCGTGCTCCGAGGCCGGCCCGAACACGATCAGGTGACGGTAGATGAACCGCACCTTCCGCGTATTGATGTACTCGGCCTCGATCCTCGGCAACGTCTCCTTCCAGAACTTCCAGCAGAAGCTGCATTGAAAGTCCGAGAACTCCATGATGGTGATAGGCGCGTCTTCACGACCTTTCGCGGGCCCTGGGCCCCGTTCGACTGCCCTGACCAACGACTGCCGGGTGACGGGCACTGACTGGCCCCACGCCTGGTCCATGCTCGCAAGAACCATGACGGCCAACGACAGGCCAACGTATCGGACCATGGGACCGCCGCTCCTTACCCGTTGCATCACCGTCGTTCCGGCCGGTTCTGCATCAGCGCGCCTCGCCCCACTGACCGCCTGCGTCTCTACTGACGTAGAGCTTCCCGTCTGCCGTAATGGCGAAGACCTCGCCCGGTCTCTTAGGGTTCATGGTGAGGGCGGCGACGTTCTTCGGGCCGCCTGCCACCCGTCTCCAGGCTTTGCCCGCGTCGTCGCTGCGAAAGACTCCGTCCCGGAGCGCGACGTACATCACCTTCGAATTCTTCGGATCCACGATGAACCCGTTGATCGTCCCGGTGGGCAGACCGCCCACGGCGCGCCACCCTCAGAAGCAGTCGGGGCTGAGCTGGAGCCCATCCCCTGTGCCCGCGTAGAGGAAGATCCCACCCATACCCGTGGGGATGTTGACCGAAGCGAGCACCTTCGTCTCGCCGGCGGGCCCGTCATCGACGCGGACCCATTTCTGGCCGGCGTCGGTCGTCCGGTAGAGCCCGGCGCCGGCCTCGCGCACAAGGGCGTGGAGCTTCGACGGGATGCTGGGATCGATGGCGAGGCCGTGCACGTCGAGGCCGCGGAGGCCCGTATTCACCGCGGTCCAGGTCTTACCTGCCGAGCTGGTCTTGAGCACGCCGGCCTCGTGCGTGCCCACGTACAGCACGTCCGGTTCCGCCGGGTGCGGGGTCACGCTCATGACGTCCGGACCATGACCGCCGGCGGCAGGCAGCGCGACCTTCTCCCACGTCTGCCCGCCATTCTCAGAGCGGAAGAGCCCGGTGTGCGCGCCGAGCCAGAGGGTCCGGCCCTCCGCGTCGAAGGCGAGCGCGTGGACGTGGACGAACCCCGGTGTGGCGCCGCCGGGCTGCTGTCCGAGGGCGAGTGCCGGGCCAAGCGCAGCCGCGACGAAGGCCAGAACGGCTGCTGTTTTAGGGCTACGCATGGCGGTCCCCCTTGGAGCGCTCAGCCGCGGACCCGCCGTCCTGGCGCATGCCCGTCATCGAACGCATCATGAAGTACATGCCGAGCGGGCAGGCCAGGAGCGCTAGCCCGGTGAGCAGCGAGCCCCCGGTCGCCGCCAAGCCGCCGCTCCAGAACAGCGGGATCGCGACCAGCGCAAGCAATGGCGCGCCCCAGCCGACGGCGCGCCCCAGCGAGTTGCGCCGGCTCCGCTGACCTGGCGCCATCAGCGCGCAGGCTCCACGCGCGGTCTCTTCCACGGCTCGATCCTGGGCGCGCGCCGCGCTGTCCATTCTCGCGGCGCGCACCCCGGCCACGAACTCCTCGGCATGGGTGTCCGAGCAGAAGCGCCCGCCGAACCGCTCGGGGGCATCCGCATCACCGTGGATCGGATGCCCGCAGTAGGCGCAGCGAGTGGCCGTCTCGATCGATCTCGTTGTCATGGCGCTACCTCACTTTGCCGGCTGGCGGGCACCGGGCGTCATCATGCCGCCCTTGCCACCCATCATGCCGCCGCCCATCGAGCCCATCATCTCCATCATCCGGGTCATGCCGAGCATCACGTCGCCGTTGCCCATCCGGCGCGCCATTGCCATCATGTTGTTCATCGCTTCGGGCGCGCGGGGAGACTGCATGAACTCCTGCATCGCCTTCTTCCCCTCCTCCGTGACCCCGGTGCCCGGCATCATCTGGGCGCACGAGACCATCGGGTCGCCGGGTCGGGCGTCAGGCGTCTTCTCATCGGCGACCGCCCCCATTGCCAGCAACAGCGGTGCCCAAATGCCAATCAATGCGCGTGTCATCGCCTTGTTCATCGAGATCCTCCATCACGCCGCTCCTCATCCCGGGACGCTGGTCCCGAGACGAATGCGACGTGTGCCTGTCGGGTTTAGGTTTTTAGCGGGACGAGGCGGAGGTCAGGCGGCGGGAGGCGAACGCGGAGCGAGCGGGCTGACGGGTCGTTGGTCGGGCGCGGCCAGGGTCGGTGCCGGGGTCGTCGCCCGGCTCTGCGGCAGCGCCACCTCGATCGCGAAGGAGACGGCTGTTGCGAGCGGGCCGGCGAGCTGTCTCGAGGACGGCGCGGGGACCTGATCGGTGCGATTGCAGGTGATCTGCTGGGTGCAGGCGGGCCCGAAGCAATCCTGCCCCGGCATCACGCCCATGCCGGCGTGGGCGACAGTGGCCACGCACGCCAACGCGGTCAACGCCAAGAGGATCACGGCGATCGCGCGTGTCTGGAACCGGACCGATCTCACGACACGACCCATGGCGCCACTATATGCCAGTCCTTGCGGGGGCGCAATTCATTCGATCGCTCTTCCGAGGCCCTGCCGCAGCCACCCTGCCACGCGGTTCGGTGCGGGCCAGCGCCCAGAACACGAGCGGCAACACCACGACCGGCTGGAGGAGAGGCACGACACCGATGCCGAGAAGCGGCACGATCGGATGCCACGGCTGGTAGCCCCAGCGTCCCAGGCGATGGACCATGACCCACTCGATCGCCACGTGCACGATGACTCCGGCCAGCACGACGACGGCGAATCGTCCTGGTCTGGGCGGCGCGAACCAGCGCCAGTCCCGGTACAGTCCCGCGCCGATGGCGAACACCGCCAGCACGATCACGCCGTCGCCCGCGGCCGCCAGCGCGCACACGGTCGTCGCCGCCCACCAGCCCGGGGGCATGCCCGTGAAGGCCGGAGCCTGGAGCATCTCCCAGACGAAATACGCCGGCAGCGCGATGATGAGGAGCCGTCGCAACTCGGTCGGCATCACCGACGGCCTCCGGGCCACGTCACGAGCGGCATGTTCACGACGACGCCCGGGCGCTCGATGACGACGTCGCCGGCCTGCTCCGCCGCCTTCACCTCACGCTCAGACTTGAGCACGCGCGCGGCCTGCTCGTTGAGGATAGCCAACACTAGCCCCCTCCGGCACCGCCCGCCCCCCTCGGGGCCCCCGTTCCCGTGACATAATCGCCCATACTCAGACACTGGCCGCCCCAGGAGCCGCTGCCACAGCGCACATCAGCGGCCTCCTCGCGGGTCGAGCGAACCGACCCGGGTGAGCGACATGCTAGGCCAGACACACCGCCGCCGTCAATCGGCCGGCGGACCGGCGAATCAGCACGAATGCCCCTGGCGGCGCAGGCACGACGGCGTCCGCCGCGCTCCCGAGCCGATCCGATCAGGACGCGGCGGTGCCGGACTCGGGTGGGGCGGGGCCGGGACTCGGCCCCGAGAGGCACAGGGCGAGGTGCGCGAGGATCTTCCGGATGACCGCGGGATCGTGCAGCGTGGCGATCAGGCGTAGCCGGCCCCCACAATGGGCACACGCCAGCACGTCGATGCCGAACGCCCGGTGCATCAGGGCCGCCCAGGTCCAGGCGCGCGGG
This genomic window from Candidatus Rokuibacteriota bacterium contains:
- a CDS encoding DsbA family protein; its protein translation is MVRYVGLSLAVMVLASMDQAWGQSVPVTRQSLVRAVERGPGPAKGREDAPITIMEFSDFQCSFCWKFWKETLPRIEAEYINTRKVRFIYRHLIVFGPASEHAAEAASCADEQGKFWAYHDALFERHGRLSPDAGLWEQLRLDPAAFTACVDSGRHKERILGESTVARALGASGTPAFLINGKLLVGAQPFETFKQILDGLAK
- a CDS encoding DMT family transporter — translated: MRRDRSWTRLLAIGEALLVSAIWASSFVIIKVGLAHMAPLTLAGVRYFAAFLLLLPAMALNGGLTRNSARGYWCQLFLMGLCAYPLSNGALFWGLQYVTATTGAFLFSLLPLPGLFLALVWLREVPTRLQVVGLAVTLAGSALFFSPGLSAGNPLALAVISLGVLAFAVFVVLSRALARAGHVPTVPLTALPLGFGGGLLLLVALPLERPASPSLEGWVVVLWLAAVNTALAYVLYNHCIRILTALESNVLLSLSPLGTALLASLFLGEQLAVLQVTGLVVAVLGVLLVQWKSAPPPSSPQAADCSASGPSGRFAPTESKP